One Burkholderia thailandensis E264 genomic window carries:
- the accD gene encoding acetyl-CoA carboxylase, carboxyltransferase subunit beta produces the protein MSWLDKLLPPKIKQTDPKSRKGIPEGLWIKCPSCEAVLYRNDVDANQHVCPKCDHHMRIGARERLDALLDPEGRYEIGQEIVPVDTLKFKDSRKYPDRLKEAMDETGETDAMVVMGGAIHTLPVVAACFEFSFMGGSMGSVVGERFARGAQNALEQQVPFICFAASGGARMQESLLSLMQMAKTTAMLTKLSDAKLPFISVLTDPTMGGVSASFAFLGDVVIAEPKALIGFAGPRVIEQTVREKLPEGFQRAEFLLQKGAIDMIVDRRKMRDEIAQLIALLQRQPADALA, from the coding sequence ATGAGCTGGCTCGACAAACTGTTGCCGCCGAAGATCAAGCAGACCGATCCGAAAAGCCGCAAGGGGATTCCCGAGGGCCTGTGGATCAAGTGCCCGTCGTGCGAGGCGGTGCTGTACCGCAACGACGTCGACGCGAATCAGCACGTGTGCCCGAAGTGCGATCACCACATGCGCATCGGCGCGCGCGAGCGCCTCGACGCGCTGCTCGATCCGGAGGGCCGCTACGAGATCGGCCAGGAGATCGTCCCGGTCGATACGCTGAAGTTCAAGGACAGCCGCAAGTATCCGGATCGTCTGAAGGAAGCGATGGACGAAACGGGCGAGACCGACGCGATGGTCGTGATGGGCGGCGCGATCCACACGCTGCCCGTCGTCGCCGCGTGCTTCGAGTTCTCGTTCATGGGCGGCTCGATGGGCTCGGTCGTCGGCGAGCGCTTCGCGCGCGGCGCGCAGAATGCGCTCGAGCAGCAGGTGCCGTTCATCTGCTTCGCCGCGTCCGGCGGCGCGCGGATGCAGGAAAGCCTGCTGTCGCTGATGCAGATGGCGAAAACCACCGCGATGCTCACGAAGCTGTCCGACGCGAAGCTGCCGTTCATCTCGGTGCTGACCGATCCGACGATGGGCGGTGTGTCGGCGAGCTTCGCGTTCCTCGGCGACGTCGTGATCGCCGAGCCGAAGGCGCTGATCGGCTTCGCCGGCCCGCGCGTGATCGAGCAGACGGTGCGCGAGAAGCTGCCGGAGGGCTTCCAGCGCGCGGAATTCCTGCTGCAGAAGGGCGCGATCGACATGATCGTCGATCGCCGCAAGATGCGCGACGAAATCGCGCAGCTGATCGCGCTGCTGCAGCGCCAGCCGGCCGACGCGCTGGCTTGA
- the folC gene encoding bifunctional tetrahydrofolate synthase/dihydrofolate synthase, translated as MSTFSSLDAWLSHLESAHPVGIDMGLTRIGQVKDALKLEFACPVITVGGTNGKGSTCAFIETILVRAGYKVGCHTSPHLLRFNERARIDGRIVDDDELLPHFEAVEAARTRLAEPVSLTYFEFTTLAIMHLFASRGLDAVILEVGLGGRLDAVNVIDADCAIVTSIDVDHIEYLGDTREKIAFEKAGIFRPGKPAICGDPAPPQTLVDHAAAIGADLWLVGRDFRFSTQPGSERQQWTYAGRDKRYPALAYPALRGANQLLNASAALAALEALRERLPVSAQDIRLGLANVELPGRFQVLPGKPLVLLDVAHNPHAAAVLAQNLDSMGYYPYTHAVFGAMADKDLAGIVARLKGAIDHWHLTDLPLPRAASADVLERVLRGAGVENGAQHSVTRHASPADAFLDALKSASDNDRIVVFGSFYTVAGVMPVVDRRHDH; from the coding sequence ATGAGCACCTTTTCCTCTCTCGACGCGTGGCTTTCGCACCTCGAAAGCGCGCATCCCGTCGGCATCGACATGGGCCTTACCCGCATCGGCCAGGTCAAGGACGCGCTGAAGCTCGAATTCGCGTGCCCGGTGATCACGGTCGGCGGCACGAACGGCAAGGGCTCGACCTGCGCGTTCATCGAGACGATCCTCGTGCGCGCGGGCTACAAGGTCGGTTGCCACACGTCGCCGCATCTGCTGCGCTTCAACGAACGCGCGCGCATCGACGGCCGGATCGTCGACGACGACGAACTGCTGCCGCATTTCGAGGCGGTCGAGGCGGCGCGCACGCGCCTGGCGGAGCCGGTGTCGCTCACGTACTTCGAGTTCACGACGCTCGCGATCATGCATCTGTTCGCGTCGCGCGGGCTCGACGCGGTGATCCTCGAAGTGGGGCTCGGCGGCCGGCTTGACGCGGTCAACGTGATCGACGCCGATTGCGCGATCGTGACGAGCATCGACGTCGACCACATCGAATATCTCGGCGACACGCGCGAGAAGATCGCATTCGAGAAGGCGGGCATCTTCCGTCCGGGCAAGCCCGCGATCTGCGGCGACCCGGCGCCGCCGCAGACGCTTGTCGACCATGCGGCCGCGATCGGCGCGGATCTGTGGCTCGTCGGGCGCGACTTCCGCTTCTCGACGCAGCCGGGCAGCGAGCGCCAGCAATGGACGTACGCCGGCCGCGACAAGCGCTACCCGGCGCTCGCGTATCCGGCGCTGCGGGGCGCGAACCAGTTGCTCAATGCGTCGGCGGCGCTCGCCGCGCTCGAGGCGCTGCGCGAGCGGCTGCCCGTATCCGCGCAGGACATCCGGCTCGGGCTCGCGAACGTCGAACTGCCAGGGCGCTTCCAGGTGCTGCCCGGCAAGCCGCTCGTGCTGCTCGACGTCGCGCACAATCCGCACGCGGCCGCGGTGCTCGCGCAGAATCTCGATTCGATGGGCTACTACCCGTACACGCATGCGGTGTTCGGCGCGATGGCCGACAAGGATCTCGCGGGAATCGTCGCGCGGCTGAAGGGCGCGATCGATCACTGGCATCTGACCGATCTGCCGCTGCCGCGCGCGGCTTCGGCCGACGTGCTCGAGCGCGTGCTGCGCGGCGCGGGCGTCGAGAACGGCGCGCAACACAGCGTCACGCGCCACGCCAGTCCGGCCGATGCGTTCCTCGATGCACTAAAAAGCGCATCCGACAATGATAGAATCGTGGTTTTCGGTAGCTTCTACACGGTAGCGGGCGTGATGCCCGTCGTGGACCGCCGCCATGACCACTGA
- a CDS encoding SPOR domain-containing protein yields the protein MERRSRRTERPDTDALLLDPTLPEKQRARRRLVGAIALVVAAVIVLPMVLDSHPKPVTDDVQIDIPNRPSHQAAAANDEDASDVQAGVAHDEPPASEAAATANVAPAAPAPAPAVTAKTDAKNLQDAKKAQTAAAQKPAAQPSQDAAPARRPAANAAADGDASSPASPPGARFALQLGSFRDDATARNWATKLKAAGVPAYVEHRKQADGSTATLLRAGPFADRAAASAAIAKVREAGLTQ from the coding sequence GTGGAACGCCGTTCGCGCCGCACCGAGCGGCCCGACACCGACGCACTGCTGCTCGATCCGACCCTTCCTGAAAAACAACGCGCGCGCCGGCGTCTCGTCGGCGCGATCGCACTCGTCGTCGCCGCGGTGATCGTGCTGCCGATGGTGCTCGATTCGCATCCGAAACCCGTCACCGACGACGTCCAGATCGACATTCCGAACCGTCCGTCGCACCAGGCGGCCGCCGCGAACGACGAAGACGCGTCGGACGTCCAGGCGGGCGTCGCGCATGACGAGCCTCCCGCGTCCGAGGCGGCCGCGACGGCGAACGTCGCGCCCGCCGCGCCGGCGCCGGCACCCGCCGTGACCGCGAAGACGGACGCGAAGAACCTGCAGGACGCCAAGAAGGCCCAGACCGCCGCCGCGCAGAAGCCGGCCGCTCAGCCGTCGCAGGATGCGGCGCCGGCGCGCCGGCCGGCCGCGAACGCGGCGGCCGACGGCGACGCGTCGTCGCCCGCGTCGCCGCCTGGCGCGCGCTTCGCGCTGCAGCTCGGTTCGTTTCGCGACGACGCGACCGCCCGCAACTGGGCGACGAAGCTGAAGGCGGCGGGCGTGCCCGCGTACGTCGAGCACCGCAAGCAGGCTGACGGCAGTACGGCTACACTGTTGCGCGCAGGGCCGTTCGCCGATCGCGCGGCCGCTTCCGCCGCGATCGCGAAGGTGCGCGAAGCGGGCCTCACGCAGTAA
- a CDS encoding CvpA family protein has translation MLTAFDYAVLLVIGLSALRGAWRGFVGEIFGLIGWIAAFLIACRFVGVVLPYIPARWPGGALTQWVVAFALIVIGVVLVASVANALLSRIAQATGLGGVDRSLGMMFGLVRGVLLVLLLVAAAGLTELPKQDFWRDALLRPFAEQGVRELKPLLPDGLAAYIHV, from the coding sequence ATGCTGACCGCTTTCGATTACGCCGTGCTGCTGGTGATCGGTTTGTCGGCGCTGCGCGGCGCGTGGCGAGGATTCGTCGGCGAGATCTTCGGCCTGATCGGCTGGATCGCCGCATTCTTGATCGCGTGCCGTTTCGTCGGCGTCGTGCTGCCCTATATTCCGGCGAGGTGGCCGGGCGGCGCGTTGACCCAGTGGGTTGTCGCGTTCGCGTTGATCGTCATCGGCGTCGTGCTCGTCGCGAGCGTCGCGAACGCGCTGCTGTCGCGGATCGCGCAGGCCACGGGCCTGGGCGGCGTCGACCGGTCGCTCGGCATGATGTTCGGCCTCGTGCGCGGCGTGCTGCTCGTGTTGCTGCTCGTCGCGGCGGCGGGGCTTACCGAGCTGCCGAAACAGGATTTCTGGCGCGACGCGTTGCTGCGTCCGTTCGCCGAACAGGGCGTGCGCGAGCTCAAGCCGCTCTTGCCCGACGGGCTCGCCGCGTACATTCACGTCTGA
- the purF gene encoding amidophosphoribosyltransferase — MCGIVGVISQSPVNQLVYDSLLLLQHRGQDAAGIATADGSNFHMYKANGMVRDVFRTRNMRSLPGTAGIGQVRYPTAGSASSEAEAQPFYVNAPFGIILAHNGNLTNWQQLKDEMFRIDRRHINTNSDSEVLLNVLAHELQLSTTGLELDPDSLFKAVAGVHRRAHGSYAIVSLIAGYGLLAFRDPFGIRPLCIGKLETEQGTEWMVASESVAVEGIGFEFVRDVQPGEAVFIDVNGRFHSRQCADKPSLNPCMFEYVYLARPDSCLDGVPVYNVRLRMGDYLAEKIRRELPDVPIDVVMPIPDSSRPAAMQVAAKLGVEYREGFFKNRYVGRTFIMPGQAVRKKSVRQKLNAMSIEFKDKHVLIVDDSIVRGTTSHEIVQMARDAGAKSVIFASAAPPVKFPNVYGIDMPTRGELVAHGRTDEEVAKIIGADYLIYQDVDDLRRAVRDINPSLERFEASCFDGDYITGDVTPEYLDAIERARLAPASQADRDPNGEGAERSQMNLQLSVE; from the coding sequence ATGTGCGGCATCGTAGGCGTTATCTCCCAGTCCCCGGTCAACCAGCTCGTCTATGACAGCCTGCTGCTGCTGCAGCATCGCGGTCAGGACGCGGCGGGCATCGCGACGGCGGACGGCAGCAATTTCCATATGTACAAGGCGAACGGCATGGTGCGCGACGTGTTCCGCACGCGCAACATGCGCAGCCTGCCCGGCACGGCCGGGATCGGTCAGGTCCGTTACCCGACGGCGGGCTCCGCGTCGAGCGAAGCCGAAGCGCAACCGTTCTATGTGAACGCGCCGTTCGGCATCATCCTCGCGCACAACGGCAACCTGACGAACTGGCAGCAGTTGAAGGACGAGATGTTCCGCATCGACCGCCGCCACATCAACACGAACTCCGACAGCGAAGTGCTGCTGAACGTGCTCGCGCACGAGCTGCAGCTTTCCACGACGGGCCTCGAGCTCGATCCGGATTCGCTGTTCAAGGCGGTCGCGGGCGTGCACCGCCGCGCGCACGGCTCGTATGCGATCGTGTCGCTGATCGCCGGCTACGGCCTGCTCGCGTTCCGCGATCCGTTCGGCATCCGCCCGCTTTGCATCGGCAAGCTCGAAACCGAGCAGGGCACCGAGTGGATGGTCGCGTCGGAGTCGGTCGCGGTCGAGGGCATCGGCTTCGAGTTCGTCCGCGACGTGCAGCCGGGCGAGGCGGTCTTCATCGACGTGAACGGCAGGTTCCACAGCCGCCAGTGCGCGGACAAGCCGAGCCTGAATCCGTGCATGTTCGAGTACGTGTACCTCGCGCGTCCGGACTCGTGCCTCGACGGCGTGCCCGTCTACAACGTGCGCCTGCGCATGGGCGACTACCTTGCCGAGAAGATCCGGCGCGAGCTGCCGGACGTGCCGATCGACGTCGTGATGCCGATTCCCGATTCGTCGCGGCCGGCCGCGATGCAGGTGGCGGCGAAGCTCGGCGTCGAGTATCGCGAGGGCTTCTTCAAGAACCGCTACGTCGGCCGCACGTTCATCATGCCGGGCCAGGCGGTGCGCAAGAAGTCGGTGCGCCAGAAGCTCAACGCGATGAGCATCGAGTTCAAGGACAAGCACGTGCTGATCGTCGACGATTCGATCGTGCGCGGCACCACGTCGCACGAGATCGTGCAGATGGCGCGCGATGCGGGCGCGAAGTCGGTGATCTTCGCGTCGGCGGCGCCGCCCGTGAAATTTCCGAACGTCTACGGGATCGACATGCCGACGCGCGGCGAACTCGTCGCGCACGGCCGCACCGACGAGGAAGTCGCGAAGATCATCGGCGCCGATTATCTGATCTACCAGGACGTCGACGATCTGCGCCGCGCGGTGCGCGACATCAACCCGTCGCTCGAGCGCTTCGAGGCATCGTGCTTCGACGGCGACTACATCACCGGCGACGTCACGCCCGAGTATCTGGACGCGATCGAGCGCGCGCGCCTCGCGCCCGCGTCGCAGGCGGATCGCGATCCGAACGGCGAAGGCGCCGAGCGCTCGCAGATGAACCTGCAGCTGTCGGTCGAGTGA
- a CDS encoding O-succinylhomoserine sulfhydrylase — protein MDDSLNFDTLAVRSGTLRSEFNEHSEALFLTSSFCYASAAEAAERFKHSEDYYTYSRFTNPTVTMFQDRLAALEGGEACIATASGMAAITSVVMAALQAGDHLVSSRSLFGSTLGLFGQIFAKFGIETTFVDPADLDAWRAAVRPETKMFFLETPSNPMTELADIEAIGKIAKAANALFVVDNCFCSPVLQQPLKLGADVVMHSATKFLDGQGRVLGGALVGSKAFIMEKVFPFVRTAGPTLSAFNAWVLLKGMETLSLRVNRQSENALEIARWLEAHPAVKRVFYPGLESHPQYALARRQQKSGGSVVSFELKGDTPEQQRANAWRVIDGTKIVSITANLGDTRTTITHPATTTHSRITPEAREAAGITEGLIRLAVGLEAPADIRDDLARGLAG, from the coding sequence ATGGACGACTCTCTCAACTTCGACACGCTCGCCGTCCGCTCGGGCACGCTGCGCAGCGAATTCAACGAGCATTCGGAAGCGCTCTTCCTGACGTCGAGCTTCTGCTATGCGAGCGCGGCCGAGGCGGCCGAGCGCTTCAAGCATTCGGAAGACTATTACACGTACTCGCGCTTCACGAACCCGACCGTCACGATGTTCCAGGATCGCCTCGCGGCGCTCGAGGGCGGCGAGGCGTGCATCGCGACCGCATCCGGGATGGCGGCGATCACGTCGGTCGTGATGGCCGCGTTGCAGGCGGGCGATCACCTCGTCAGCTCGCGCAGCCTGTTCGGCTCGACGCTCGGGCTGTTCGGGCAGATCTTCGCGAAGTTCGGGATCGAGACGACGTTCGTCGATCCGGCCGATCTCGATGCATGGCGCGCCGCCGTGCGCCCCGAGACGAAGATGTTCTTCCTCGAGACGCCGTCGAACCCGATGACGGAGCTCGCCGACATCGAGGCGATCGGCAAGATCGCGAAGGCGGCGAATGCGCTGTTCGTCGTCGACAACTGTTTCTGCAGCCCGGTGCTGCAGCAGCCGCTCAAGCTCGGCGCGGACGTCGTGATGCACTCGGCGACCAAGTTCCTCGACGGCCAGGGCCGCGTGCTCGGCGGCGCGCTCGTCGGCTCGAAGGCGTTCATCATGGAGAAGGTGTTTCCGTTCGTGCGCACCGCGGGGCCGACGCTGTCCGCATTCAATGCATGGGTGCTGCTCAAGGGCATGGAGACGCTGTCGCTGCGTGTGAACCGGCAATCGGAGAACGCGCTCGAGATCGCCCGCTGGCTCGAGGCGCATCCGGCCGTGAAGCGCGTGTTCTATCCCGGGCTCGAATCGCATCCGCAATACGCGCTCGCGCGGCGTCAGCAAAAGTCGGGCGGCTCGGTCGTATCGTTCGAGCTGAAGGGCGACACGCCCGAGCAGCAGCGCGCGAACGCGTGGCGCGTGATCGACGGCACGAAGATCGTGTCGATCACTGCGAACCTCGGCGACACGCGCACGACGATCACGCATCCGGCGACGACGACGCATAGCCGGATCACGCCGGAAGCGCGCGAGGCGGCGGGAATCACCGAAGGGCTGATCCGGCTCGCGGTCGGGCTCGAGGCTCCGGCGGACATCCGCGACGATCTCGCGCGCGGGCTCGCGGGCTGA
- a CDS encoding cupin domain-containing protein — MFQAGIGINFEAALRDVTEYWSPRVVGRVNDQYVKVAKLKGEFTWHKHAGEDEMFYVVYGSLRIQFEGRADVVLNAGDFCIVPKNTMHNPVAEAECGIALIETVTTLHTGDTPSPLAKRIDAQLAG, encoded by the coding sequence ATGTTTCAGGCAGGCATCGGCATCAATTTCGAAGCGGCGTTGCGCGACGTGACCGAGTACTGGTCGCCGCGCGTCGTCGGGCGCGTGAACGACCAGTACGTGAAGGTCGCGAAGCTGAAGGGCGAGTTCACGTGGCACAAGCACGCCGGCGAGGACGAGATGTTCTACGTCGTCTACGGCAGCCTGCGCATTCAATTCGAGGGGCGCGCCGACGTCGTGCTGAACGCGGGCGACTTCTGCATCGTGCCGAAGAACACGATGCACAACCCGGTCGCCGAAGCGGAGTGCGGGATCGCGCTGATCGAGACCGTCACGACGCTGCACACGGGCGACACGCCGTCGCCGCTCGCGAAGCGCATCGACGCTCAGCTCGCCGGCTGA
- a CDS encoding NAD-dependent epimerase/dehydratase family protein, with translation MKPSEPGARRALITGIAGFTGRHLAARLEADGYEVWGTVAPDADLLGGPPLRRWRCVKADLLDVDSLHAAVADARPHAVVHLAARAHVAHGNPRDTYLVNVVGTRNLLASLAGLDARPHAVLLASSANVYGNAPIEVLDESAPPLPANDYAVSKLAMEYMAKLWLDRLPITIARPFNYTGVGQSDAYLLPKLVAHYARGEPRISLGNLDVSRDFSDVRDVVDAYARLVDAAPAGETFNVCAERGYALKEVLAMLARIAGYVIDVSVDPRFVRANEVKKLVGSCRKLRGAIGETRRTPLDETLRWMHDDMRAALAARAGQPAS, from the coding sequence ATGAAACCTTCTGAGCCCGGCGCGCGGCGCGCGCTCATCACCGGCATCGCGGGCTTCACCGGCCGCCACCTCGCCGCGCGCCTCGAGGCGGACGGCTACGAAGTGTGGGGCACGGTCGCGCCCGACGCCGACCTGCTCGGCGGCCCGCCGCTGCGGCGCTGGCGCTGCGTGAAGGCGGACCTGCTCGACGTCGACTCGCTGCACGCGGCGGTCGCCGACGCGCGGCCGCACGCGGTCGTGCATCTGGCCGCGCGCGCGCACGTCGCGCACGGCAATCCGCGGGACACGTACCTCGTGAACGTGGTCGGCACGCGCAACCTGCTCGCGTCGCTCGCGGGCCTCGACGCGCGTCCGCACGCGGTGCTGCTCGCGAGCAGCGCGAACGTGTACGGCAACGCGCCGATCGAAGTGCTCGACGAATCCGCGCCGCCGCTGCCCGCGAACGACTACGCGGTCAGCAAGCTCGCGATGGAATACATGGCGAAGCTCTGGCTCGACCGCTTGCCGATCACGATCGCGCGGCCGTTCAACTACACGGGCGTCGGCCAGAGCGACGCGTATTTGCTGCCGAAGCTCGTCGCGCATTACGCGCGCGGCGAGCCGCGGATCTCGCTCGGCAATCTCGACGTGAGCCGCGATTTCTCCGACGTGCGCGACGTCGTCGACGCCTACGCGCGGCTCGTCGACGCCGCGCCCGCGGGCGAGACGTTCAACGTGTGCGCGGAACGCGGCTATGCGTTGAAGGAAGTGCTGGCGATGCTCGCGCGGATCGCGGGCTACGTGATCGACGTCAGCGTCGATCCGCGCTTCGTGCGTGCGAACGAGGTGAAGAAGCTGGTCGGCTCGTGCCGGAAGCTGCGCGGCGCGATCGGCGAAACGCGCCGCACGCCGCTCGACGAGACGCTGCGCTGGATGCACGACGACATGCGCGCGGCGCTCGCCGCACGCGCGGGTCAGCCGGCGAGCTGA